The following are encoded together in the Salmonella enterica subsp. enterica serovar Choleraesuis genome:
- the yhjG gene encoding hypothetical protein — protein sequence MTRTGKAVSWVAAIFVILLAAIIIFIATFDWNRLKPTINQKVSQTLHRPFAIRGDLGVQWERNKDETGWRSWVPWPHVHAQDILLGNPPDIPDITMVHLRRVDATLAPLALLSKTIYLPWIKLERPDARLIRLSEKSNNWTFKIGDGQDKADSQPSAWSFRLDNILFDQGKITVNDSVTKAQMEILVDPLGKPLPFSQVTGDAKGKVKGAGNYIFGLTLHGRYNQQDITGRGKVGGMLALRNDTPFPVQADVRSGNTRVALEGTLSNPMEMGGVDMRLRFAGDTLGDLYPLTGVLLPDTPPFETDGHLTAKLDFDKGSVFRYRNFNGRIGDSDIHGSLIYSMRKPRPKLEGAMESKQLRLADLGPLIGVDSGKGAEKTRQAEARRGDRTIQPAGKVLPYDRFETDKWDVMDADVRFKGGRIEHSSTLPLSNLDTHVRLNNGDLRLEPLRFGMAGGTIDANIHLDGRASPMRGDMDVQARRLQLKQLMPNIESMQKTLGELNGDAKIRGQGNSVAALLGSGNGDLKLLMNDGLVSRNLMEILGLNVGNFIVGTIFGDEEVRINCAAANLTLTNGLVRPNIFAVDTDNALINVTGNLSLAQEIMDLTISPESKGIRVITLRSPLYVRGTFKNPDYGVKPGPLIVRGAVAAALATLVTPAAALLALVSPSEGGDNQCRTILSQLKR from the coding sequence ATGACGCGCACAGGTAAGGCTGTTAGCTGGGTGGCGGCAATTTTTGTGATATTGCTGGCCGCTATCATTATTTTTATCGCGACCTTTGACTGGAATCGGCTTAAGCCGACCATCAACCAAAAGGTTTCGCAAACGCTACATCGGCCCTTTGCTATCCGCGGCGATCTCGGTGTGCAGTGGGAGCGTAATAAAGATGAGACTGGCTGGCGCAGCTGGGTGCCGTGGCCTCACGTTCATGCTCAGGATATTTTGCTGGGCAACCCGCCGGATATTCCCGACATTACCATGGTGCATCTGAGGCGAGTGGATGCCACTCTTGCACCGCTGGCCCTGCTTAGCAAAACCATCTATCTGCCCTGGATTAAGCTGGAAAGGCCCGATGCCCGGCTGATTCGGCTATCGGAAAAGAGTAACAACTGGACGTTTAAAATTGGCGACGGCCAGGATAAAGCGGACAGTCAGCCATCTGCATGGTCATTCCGCCTCGATAATATTTTGTTCGACCAGGGCAAAATCACGGTCAACGATAGCGTAACCAAAGCGCAGATGGAGATCCTGGTCGATCCGCTCGGTAAACCTTTACCGTTCAGTCAGGTTACCGGGGATGCGAAAGGCAAAGTTAAAGGTGCAGGAAATTATATATTTGGCCTGACGCTGCACGGGCGTTACAACCAGCAGGATATTACCGGGCGTGGCAAAGTGGGCGGAATGCTGGCACTGCGAAATGACACGCCGTTCCCGGTGCAGGCCGATGTGCGCTCTGGTAACACTCGGGTGGCTCTGGAAGGCACCCTCAGCAATCCTATGGAGATGGGCGGGGTGGATATGCGCCTGCGCTTTGCGGGCGATACTCTGGGCGATCTCTACCCGCTTACCGGCGTGCTGCTGCCCGATACGCCACCGTTTGAAACCGATGGACATCTGACGGCGAAGCTCGATTTCGATAAGGGCTCAGTGTTCCGTTATCGTAATTTCAACGGTCGTATTGGTGATAGCGATATTCACGGCTCGCTGATTTACAGCATGAGAAAACCGCGTCCGAAGCTGGAAGGGGCCATGGAATCTAAACAATTGCGTCTGGCCGATCTTGGGCCGTTAATTGGCGTTGATTCCGGAAAAGGGGCGGAAAAAACGCGTCAGGCTGAAGCGAGACGCGGCGACAGGACTATCCAACCCGCAGGAAAAGTGCTGCCTTATGACCGGTTTGAAACCGATAAATGGGATGTGATGGATGCCGATGTGCGCTTTAAAGGCGGGCGCATCGAGCATAGCAGCACGTTGCCACTGAGCAATCTGGATACCCACGTTCGGCTGAATAATGGCGATCTGCGGTTAGAACCGCTGCGTTTTGGCATGGCTGGCGGCACTATCGATGCCAATATTCATCTTGATGGGCGGGCCAGTCCGATGCGCGGTGATATGGATGTTCAGGCACGTCGCTTACAGCTCAAGCAACTGATGCCAAACATCGAATCGATGCAGAAAACGTTGGGTGAGCTGAATGGCGACGCCAAAATTCGTGGCCAGGGCAACTCGGTAGCGGCGCTTTTGGGGAGTGGTAATGGCGACCTGAAACTGCTGATGAACGATGGCTTGGTCAGCCGTAACCTGATGGAGATCCTGGGGTTGAACGTGGGCAACTTCATTGTTGGCACCATTTTCGGCGATGAAGAAGTCAGGATTAACTGCGCCGCCGCTAACCTTACGCTGACCAATGGTCTGGTACGGCCCAATATTTTCGCGGTGGATACCGATAACGCGTTGATTAACGTTACCGGCAATCTAAGCCTGGCCCAGGAGATTATGGATCTTACTATCTCGCCGGAAAGTAAGGGGATCCGCGTGATCACGCTGCGATCGCCGCTCTATGTGCGCGGCACCTTTAAAAACCCGGATTATGGCGTGAAGCCTGGCCCGCTGATTGTTCGCGGTGCGGTGGCGGCTGCGCTGGCGACACTGGTGACTCCGGCTGCCGCTCTGCTGGCGCTGGTATCGCCATCTGAAGGTGGTGACAATCAGTGCCGGACGATTCTGTCGCAGCTGAAACGCTAG
- a CDS encoding 2'-hydroxyisoflavone reductase, with protein MSGCKGKQQGESMTHSTKKPVNTVLILGAGELGLPVLRAMSAQAAHNPGLQISVLLRNEAAQATSGLYKARLDELQQHGVSVTAGDLQTNSVDELSAIFHGYDAVINCSGFVGGPGTQLKITRAVLQAGVARYFPWQFGVDYDIVGKGSGQQVWDEQLEVRELLRAQSATRWVIVSTGIFTSYLFTSGFGVVDAQSKTVYALGDWQHAITLTTPEDIGRLTAEIFFHQPAFINQVVYVAGDTLTYRQLADLMQTRWGGEIHRELLDKTRLLDDVHHHPDDVGARYRLAFARPDGVAWPKTSTFNYQQGIETTTAGQWLAMQERQEPDN; from the coding sequence ATGTCAGGCTGTAAAGGTAAACAACAGGGGGAAAGTATGACGCATTCAACCAAAAAACCCGTAAACACCGTTTTGATACTTGGTGCCGGAGAGCTGGGACTGCCGGTGCTGCGCGCCATGAGCGCACAGGCCGCGCATAATCCAGGCCTTCAAATCAGCGTACTTCTCAGGAACGAAGCGGCGCAGGCAACTTCCGGTCTGTATAAAGCGCGGCTGGACGAGTTACAACAGCATGGCGTTAGCGTCACCGCCGGCGACCTGCAAACCAACAGTGTGGATGAGCTGAGCGCTATTTTTCACGGCTATGACGCCGTGATTAATTGCAGCGGTTTTGTCGGCGGGCCTGGGACGCAGCTAAAAATCACGCGGGCAGTATTGCAGGCAGGCGTAGCTCGCTACTTCCCGTGGCAGTTTGGGGTTGATTACGACATTGTCGGTAAAGGAAGCGGCCAGCAGGTATGGGACGAGCAGCTTGAGGTGCGCGAATTACTCCGCGCCCAGAGCGCGACCCGGTGGGTCATTGTTTCTACCGGGATTTTTACCAGCTATCTGTTCACCTCCGGCTTTGGCGTGGTGGATGCGCAAAGCAAAACGGTTTACGCTCTGGGCGACTGGCAACACGCCATCACCCTGACCACGCCTGAAGATATTGGCCGGTTAACCGCAGAGATATTTTTCCATCAGCCCGCCTTTATCAACCAGGTGGTGTATGTCGCCGGAGACACCCTGACGTATCGCCAACTGGCCGATTTAATGCAGACCCGTTGGGGCGGGGAGATACATCGGGAGCTGTTGGATAAAACCAGGCTACTGGACGACGTGCACCATCATCCTGATGACGTGGGTGCCAGATATCGCCTCGCGTTTGCCCGACCAGACGGGGTCGCCTGGCCTAAAACCAGCACCTTTAACTATCAGCAGGGAATTGAAACCACGACCGCAGGGCAATGGCTGGCTATGCAGGAGCGACAAGAGCCTGACAACTAA
- a CDS encoding HxlR family transcriptional regulator, protein MEWEQETLLQFSQQFCEQLSNDDDGLKREILAHAGNRWSLGALHILGTGGPLRYGEIRRQLSGVTQRMLTRTLRHLERDGLILRCDYQEKPLRVEYATTALGKEMLVQMMPLWVWIITSSDQFREARTQYDKQAQ, encoded by the coding sequence ATGGAATGGGAGCAGGAGACGCTGCTGCAATTTTCGCAACAATTCTGCGAGCAATTAAGTAACGATGACGACGGCTTAAAGCGTGAGATTCTGGCCCATGCCGGTAACCGCTGGTCGCTGGGGGCGCTGCATATTCTGGGCACCGGTGGCCCGCTGCGCTACGGGGAAATCCGCCGTCAGTTGAGCGGAGTAACCCAAAGAATGCTAACCCGCACCCTACGCCATCTGGAGCGCGACGGGCTGATACTACGCTGTGATTATCAGGAGAAGCCGCTGCGGGTGGAATACGCTACTACCGCTCTGGGTAAAGAGATGCTGGTGCAGATGATGCCGCTGTGGGTGTGGATTATCACCTCTAGCGACCAGTTTCGTGAGGCCCGGACGCAATACGATAAGCAGGCGCAATAA
- a CDS encoding MFS transporter, whose translation MQASIATPINTDATDTPTNSRSKVLVASLVGTAIEFFDFYIYATAAVIVFPHIFFPQGDSTAATLQSLATFAIAFVARPIGSALFGHFGDRVGRKVTLVASLLTMGISTVVIGLLPSYQTIGILAPVLLALARFGQGLGLGGEWGGAALLATENAPAHRRALYGSFPQLGAPIGFFFANGTFLLLSWLLTDEQFMSWGWRVPFILSAALVAVGLYVRVSLHETPVFAKVAKAGKQVKVPMGTLLRHHMKPTILGTFIMLATYTLFYIMTVYSMTFSTAAVPNGLGFSRNSVLWMLMLAVLGFGLMVPVAGWLADKYGRRKSTMTITSIILLFALFLFDPLLGSGEPTLVLLFLLVGLSLMGLTFGPMGALLPELFPTEVRYTGASFSYNVASILGASVAPYIATWLQTSYGLTYVGYYLAAMAIITLTALALTHETRHQNL comes from the coding sequence ATGCAAGCATCCATCGCTACACCTATCAATACCGACGCCACCGATACCCCCACCAACTCGCGCAGCAAAGTGCTGGTCGCTTCGCTGGTGGGTACCGCTATCGAGTTCTTTGACTTCTATATCTATGCCACCGCCGCGGTGATCGTATTCCCGCATATCTTCTTCCCCCAGGGTGACAGCACGGCGGCCACGCTTCAGTCGCTGGCGACTTTCGCCATTGCCTTTGTTGCGCGTCCCATTGGTTCCGCCCTATTTGGCCACTTCGGTGACCGGGTAGGTCGCAAGGTAACGCTAGTAGCTTCGCTGCTGACTATGGGGATTTCTACCGTGGTTATCGGCCTGCTGCCGTCTTATCAGACTATCGGTATTCTGGCTCCCGTATTGCTGGCGCTGGCCCGCTTTGGTCAGGGCCTGGGGCTGGGCGGAGAGTGGGGAGGCGCGGCGTTGCTGGCAACCGAGAACGCCCCGGCTCATCGCCGCGCGCTGTACGGCTCTTTTCCACAGCTCGGTGCGCCGATTGGCTTCTTCTTTGCTAACGGCACCTTCCTGCTGCTGTCGTGGCTGCTGACCGATGAGCAGTTTATGTCCTGGGGCTGGCGCGTACCGTTTATACTTTCCGCGGCATTAGTGGCGGTAGGTTTGTACGTGCGAGTTTCCCTGCATGAAACGCCGGTATTCGCTAAAGTCGCTAAAGCCGGAAAGCAGGTAAAAGTGCCGATGGGCACCCTGCTGCGCCACCATATGAAGCCGACTATCCTCGGTACGTTCATTATGCTGGCCACCTATACCCTGTTTTACATCATGACGGTGTACTCAATGACCTTTAGCACCGCGGCGGTTCCTAACGGTCTGGGCTTCTCGCGCAACAGCGTATTGTGGATGCTGATGCTGGCAGTGCTGGGATTTGGCCTGATGGTGCCGGTTGCCGGGTGGCTGGCGGATAAATATGGCCGCCGCAAGAGCACCATGACTATCACCAGCATTATTCTGCTGTTCGCGCTGTTCCTGTTCGACCCATTACTGGGCTCCGGTGAACCAACGCTGGTGTTGTTATTCCTGCTGGTAGGACTCAGCCTGATGGGGCTGACATTTGGGCCAATGGGGGCGCTGCTGCCGGAGCTTTTCCCAACGGAAGTACGCTATACCGGGGCATCGTTCTCTTATAACGTGGCCTCCATTCTGGGCGCATCGGTAGCGCCATATATCGCCACCTGGCTGCAAACCAGCTATGGGCTGACGTATGTTGGTTATTATCTGGCGGCCATGGCGATTATTACGCTGACCGCATTGGCGTTAACCCACGAAACCCGTCATCAGAACCTGTAG
- the yhjD gene encoding inner membrane protein YhjD, with protein MTQSDDDKRPVQELRYQPVKKIETDEKPQVAPENEQHHASQHDALHLVGHAVDTVQRNPIIAHLLRATERFNDRLGNQFGAAITYFSFLSLIPIMMVSFAAAGFILASHPTLLQDIFNKILDNVSDPTLASTLKNTINTAVQQRTTVGLVGLLIALYSGLNWMGNLREAVRAQSRDVWERTPQDKEKIWIKYLRDFVSLIGLLIALIVTLSITSIAGSAQTLIINLLHLDHIEWLKPAWQGIGLTISIFANYLLFFWIFWRLPRHRPRRKALIRGTFIAAIGFEIIKIIMTWTLPGLVKSPSGAAFGSVLGLMAFFYFFARLTLFCAAWIATAQYKDDPKMPGQPNR; from the coding sequence ATGACACAGAGTGATGACGATAAACGTCCCGTTCAGGAACTCCGCTATCAGCCGGTTAAAAAGATAGAAACAGATGAGAAACCACAGGTAGCGCCTGAAAATGAACAGCATCACGCTAGTCAACATGATGCACTGCATCTGGTGGGCCACGCCGTAGATACCGTACAACGTAATCCCATCATTGCCCATTTGCTGCGCGCCACCGAACGCTTTAACGACCGGCTGGGCAATCAGTTTGGCGCGGCGATAACCTACTTCTCATTCCTGTCGCTGATTCCAATAATGATGGTCAGCTTTGCGGCGGCCGGTTTTATCCTGGCATCTCATCCCACGCTATTGCAGGATATTTTTAATAAAATTCTCGATAACGTCAGCGATCCCACCCTCGCTTCAACCCTGAAAAACACCATCAATACCGCAGTACAACAGCGCACTACCGTGGGTCTGGTTGGGCTGCTGATTGCCCTCTATTCTGGCCTTAACTGGATGGGAAACCTGCGTGAAGCGGTGCGCGCTCAATCACGTGATGTGTGGGAACGCACCCCGCAGGATAAAGAGAAAATCTGGATTAAATACCTGCGCGATTTTGTCTCACTTATCGGGCTCCTTATCGCGCTTATCGTGACGCTGTCGATAACCTCGATTGCCGGCTCCGCCCAGACCCTGATTATCAATCTGCTTCATCTCGATCATATTGAGTGGCTCAAACCGGCGTGGCAGGGCATTGGCCTGACTATCTCTATCTTCGCCAACTACCTGTTGTTTTTCTGGATTTTCTGGCGGTTGCCGCGCCACCGACCGCGTCGTAAGGCGCTAATTCGCGGGACATTTATTGCGGCCATCGGCTTTGAAATAATCAAAATCATCATGACCTGGACGCTGCCAGGGCTGGTGAAATCCCCTTCCGGCGCGGCCTTTGGCTCGGTTCTGGGGCTGATGGCATTTTTCTATTTCTTCGCACGGCTGACGCTGTTTTGTGCAGCCTGGATTGCCACTGCTCAGTACAAGGACGATCCTAAAATGCCGGGCCAGCCAAACCGGTAA